A region of Lycium barbarum isolate Lr01 chromosome 3, ASM1917538v2, whole genome shotgun sequence DNA encodes the following proteins:
- the LOC132630540 gene encoding probable glutathione S-transferase, translated as MAEVKLLSFWYSPFSHRVEWALKIKGVKYEYIEEDRNNKSPLLLQSNPVHKKIPVLIHNGKPICESMVILEYIDETFEGPSILPKDPYDRALARFWVKFLDDKIAAMIKTFFRKGEEQEKGKEEVCEMLKVLDNELKDKKFFVGDKFGFADIAANLVGLWLGVFEEASGLVPLVTSEKFPNFCAWRDEYINCSQVKEYLPPRRDELVAFFQARARAQAAASAAKK; from the exons ATGGCAGAAGTGAAGTTGCTCAGTTTTTGGTACAGCCCGTTTAGTCACAGAGTTGAGTGGGCTCTAAAAATTAAGGGGGTGAAATATGAATATATAGAAGAAGATAGAAATAACAAGAGCCCTCTACTTCTTCAATCTAATCCAGTTCACAAGAAAATTCCAGTGCTCATTCACAATGGCAAGCCTATTTGTGAGTCTATGGTTATTCTTGAATACATTGATGAGACATTTGAAGGCCCATCCATCTTGCCAAAAGACCCTTATGACCGAGCTTTAGCTCGTTTCTGGGTCAAGTTCCTTGATGATAAG ATAGCAGCTATGATCAAAACTTTCTTTCGCAAAGGAGAGGAGCAAGAGAAAGGTAAAGAGGAAGTTTGTGAGATGCTGAAAGTTCTTGACAATGAGCTCAAGGATAAGAAGTTCTTTGTGGGTGATAAATTTGGTTTTGCTGATATTGCTGCAAATTTGGTGGGGCTTTGGCTAGGAGTTTTTGAAGAAGCCTCTGGACTTGTTCCATTAGTGACAAGTGAaaaatttccaaatttttgtGCTTGGAGAGATGAGTACATTAACTGCAGCCAAGTCAAGGAATATCTACCTCCAAGACGAGATGAGTTGGTTGCTTTTTTCCAAGCTCGAGCTCGTGCTCAAGCTGCAGCTTCTGCTGCTAAAAAATGA